The Lactobacillus sp. ESL0680 genome has a segment encoding these proteins:
- a CDS encoding ATP-dependent Clp protease ATP-binding subunit, which yields MKNSYSKSANQVLEIAREQAQNFHHRLIGTEHVLLAMVIESDGEAGKDLRAWGATPTAIREEIERYTGYGSAAKTSYMEMSPRLSMALAYAGTLAERGGSTEVKTSHILLGLISSEQVLAATILRNLNINIQGLQDDAQRSLGQEDNPETDSDWIGAPPTDLNANKPKSTTPTLDQVSVNLNERAENGQIDPVIGRDQEIARVIEILSRRTKNNPVLIGEPGVGKTAVAEAIATAIVTKKAPHDLLNKRVISLDLGGLVAGTKYRGEFEDRMKKIIKEITKDGKIILFVDEMHTLIGAGGAEGSIDAANILKPSLARGDIQMIGATTFDEYQKYVEKDQALARRFQQVRLNEPSRAESLAILTGLQAKYEKFHHVKFTKAALEDAVDLSSRYISNRYLPDKAIDLIDEAGAAVKIKTNKAPDNQLMQVNDQIKQVINQKNQAAVNQNFVEAAKLQERQNSLQLKRDKLANRLEERVDSKAVVRPEDIAKVVSNWTGVPVTQMNRDESKQLANLESDLHKRIIGQEKAVSAVSRAVRRSRSGIKDEKRPIGSFLFLGPTGVGKTELAKAIAAAMFGSENNLIRIDMSEYMDQVASSKLIGSAPGYVGYDEGGQLSEKVRRHPYSVVLLDEVEKAHPDVFNLLLQVLDDGFLTDSKGRKVDFRNTIIIMTSNLGSRSLFETQAVGFSADSSNQIKMRRERVKQALKQFFRPEFLNRIDETIIFDELNATQLRQIVTLLTRKLIDRLAKKGIQLKLSRAAMDKIAKDGYNPEMGARPLKRAIQTDIEDEIASMLIKDELQSGDLLKIGSRHDKLKFEVVKAADSELVGAK from the coding sequence ATGAAGAACTCTTACAGTAAAAGTGCAAATCAAGTATTAGAAATTGCACGTGAACAAGCACAGAATTTCCATCATCGCCTAATTGGTACTGAACATGTACTTTTAGCGATGGTGATTGAATCAGATGGCGAAGCCGGCAAGGACTTGCGGGCTTGGGGTGCTACACCTACTGCCATTCGTGAAGAAATTGAACGTTATACCGGTTACGGTTCTGCCGCTAAAACCAGTTATATGGAGATGTCGCCACGCCTGAGTATGGCTCTGGCATATGCGGGGACATTAGCAGAACGTGGCGGCTCAACTGAGGTTAAAACCAGTCATATTTTACTGGGGTTAATTTCTAGTGAGCAAGTTTTGGCAGCTACAATTTTGCGTAATTTGAATATTAATATTCAGGGATTGCAAGATGATGCTCAGCGCAGCCTTGGCCAAGAAGATAATCCAGAAACTGACAGTGATTGGATTGGTGCGCCGCCAACCGATTTAAATGCGAATAAACCTAAGAGTACGACGCCGACCTTAGATCAAGTGTCGGTTAACTTGAATGAGCGGGCAGAAAATGGTCAGATTGATCCTGTAATTGGACGCGATCAGGAGATTGCCCGGGTAATTGAAATTTTGTCGCGGCGGACTAAGAATAATCCGGTTTTGATTGGTGAGCCGGGTGTCGGTAAAACTGCGGTGGCTGAAGCAATTGCAACCGCAATTGTGACTAAGAAGGCACCGCATGATTTGTTAAATAAGCGGGTAATTTCGCTTGATTTGGGCGGTCTAGTTGCTGGTACCAAGTACCGTGGCGAATTTGAAGACCGAATGAAAAAGATCATCAAAGAAATTACCAAAGACGGTAAAATCATTCTTTTCGTTGATGAAATGCATACGCTAATCGGTGCTGGTGGTGCCGAAGGCTCAATTGACGCGGCTAATATTTTGAAACCATCGCTTGCTCGTGGTGATATTCAAATGATTGGGGCAACAACCTTTGATGAATATCAAAAGTATGTGGAGAAGGATCAGGCTTTAGCCCGCCGCTTCCAGCAAGTCCGTCTCAATGAACCGTCACGAGCAGAATCTTTAGCGATTTTGACAGGTCTGCAAGCTAAATATGAAAAATTCCACCACGTTAAATTTACAAAGGCAGCGTTAGAAGACGCGGTTGACTTGTCTAGTCGCTATATTTCTAACCGTTACTTACCAGACAAGGCCATCGACTTGATTGATGAGGCTGGTGCTGCTGTCAAGATTAAGACGAATAAGGCGCCTGACAACCAATTGATGCAGGTCAACGACCAAATTAAACAAGTAATTAACCAAAAAAATCAGGCAGCCGTCAACCAAAACTTTGTTGAAGCGGCTAAACTGCAGGAACGGCAAAATAGCCTGCAGTTAAAACGCGATAAATTGGCTAATCGGCTAGAAGAACGAGTTGATAGTAAAGCCGTTGTTAGACCAGAAGATATTGCTAAGGTTGTGTCTAATTGGACGGGTGTCCCAGTTACACAGATGAACCGGGATGAATCAAAGCAGTTGGCAAATCTTGAAAGTGACCTGCACAAGCGGATTATTGGTCAAGAGAAGGCCGTATCAGCGGTTAGTCGGGCAGTTCGCCGCAGCCGCAGTGGCATTAAGGATGAAAAACGTCCAATTGGTTCATTCTTATTCCTAGGCCCAACTGGTGTTGGGAAGACGGAACTGGCCAAGGCAATTGCAGCTGCGATGTTTGGCTCAGAAAACAATTTAATCAGAATTGATATGTCTGAATACATGGATCAGGTTGCCAGCAGCAAGCTGATTGGTTCAGCTCCTGGTTATGTTGGCTATGATGAGGGCGGTCAACTATCCGAAAAGGTTAGGCGTCACCCGTATTCAGTTGTCTTGCTTGATGAAGTGGAAAAGGCACATCCCGATGTGTTCAATTTACTGTTGCAGGTTCTTGATGACGGCTTTTTAACGGATTCAAAGGGCCGTAAAGTTGACTTCAGAAATACGATCATCATTATGACGTCTAACTTGGGTTCGCGCTCACTATTTGAGACGCAGGCAGTTGGCTTTAGTGCTGATAGTTCTAATCAAATTAAGATGCGGCGTGAGCGGGTTAAGCAAGCACTCAAGCAGTTCTTCCGGCCGGAATTTTTGAACCGGATTGATGAAACCATTATCTTTGATGAATTAAATGCGACGCAGTTGCGGCAAATTGTTACTCTGCTAACGCGCAAGTTGATTGACCGCCTGGCTAAGAAGGGCATCCAGCTTAAGTTGTCGCGTGCGGCAATGGATAAAATTGCTAAGGACGGCTATAATCCAGAAATGGGTGCACGGCCGTTAAAACGGGCAATTCAAACTGATATTGAAGATGAAATTGCTTCGATGCTGATTAAAGATGAGCTGCAGTCTGGCGACCTACTTAAGATCGGCAGCAGACATGACAAATTAAAATTTGAAGTTGTTAAAGCGGCTGATTCAGAATTGGTTGGGGCTAAGTAA
- the lysS gene encoding lysine--tRNA ligase: protein MAKNEMNDQLIVRRQKMEELRENGIEPFGMRKFHRQDLAKTLNEKYRDDDKDELNNDMPKTKVAGRMLAKRGKGKVGFADLYDRTGKVQIYVRKDIVGEDNYKIFKKSDIGDFLGIDGEVMKTDTGELTIRATHVTFLSKALRPLPDKYHGLKDVEQIYRQRYLDLITNQDSYKRFVNRTKIIQAIRDFLNKKDFLEVETPVLHNIPGGAEARPFITHHNALDIDLYMRIALELPLKRLIVGDMERVYEIGRVFRNEGLDTHHNPEFTELETYAAYWDFHDVMDEAEGIIRAAAEVVSPDGKVTYQGTEIDLGKPYRRVHMVDLIKEKTGVDFWQKMSVEEATKIAEDHDIKVESFWKVGHIINAFFEKYCEETIVDPTFVYGHPVEISPLAKKNADDPRFTDRFEIYIMGEEYGNAFSELNDPDDQRERFEAQMAEREAGNDEADMIDEDYLRAMEYGMPPTGGLGIGIDRLVMLLTDAPAIRDVLLFPTMRPEKVEDIDREVQADLKKKAKNNSAE, encoded by the coding sequence TTGGCAAAAAATGAAATGAACGATCAATTAATTGTTCGCCGCCAAAAGATGGAGGAATTACGTGAGAACGGGATTGAACCCTTTGGTATGCGTAAGTTTCACCGTCAGGATTTAGCAAAGACTTTAAATGAAAAGTATCGTGATGATGATAAGGATGAGTTAAATAACGATATGCCTAAGACCAAGGTAGCCGGCAGAATGCTTGCTAAACGTGGTAAGGGTAAAGTTGGTTTTGCTGACCTTTATGATCGGACTGGTAAGGTACAAATTTATGTTCGTAAGGATATTGTCGGTGAGGACAACTACAAGATCTTTAAAAAGTCTGACATCGGTGACTTCTTAGGTATCGACGGCGAAGTAATGAAGACTGATACTGGCGAATTGACTATTCGTGCAACTCACGTTACCTTCTTGTCTAAAGCATTGCGTCCACTTCCTGATAAGTACCATGGTCTAAAGGACGTTGAACAAATTTACCGGCAACGTTATCTTGATCTGATTACTAACCAAGACAGCTATAAGCGCTTTGTTAACCGGACTAAGATTATTCAAGCAATTCGTGACTTCTTGAATAAGAAGGACTTCTTAGAAGTTGAAACGCCAGTTTTGCATAATATTCCTGGTGGTGCTGAAGCACGTCCATTTATTACCCACCACAATGCGTTAGATATCGACCTTTACATGCGGATTGCGCTGGAATTACCACTTAAACGGTTAATCGTTGGTGATATGGAACGTGTCTATGAAATTGGCCGGGTCTTTAGAAATGAAGGTTTGGACACCCACCATAACCCTGAATTTACTGAACTTGAAACGTATGCTGCATACTGGGACTTCCACGATGTAATGGATGAAGCAGAAGGCATTATTCGGGCTGCTGCTGAAGTTGTTTCACCAGATGGTAAGGTTACTTACCAAGGTACAGAAATTGACTTAGGCAAGCCATACCGCCGCGTTCACATGGTTGATTTAATCAAGGAAAAGACCGGCGTTGACTTCTGGCAAAAGATGAGTGTTGAAGAAGCAACTAAGATTGCTGAAGATCACGACATCAAGGTTGAAAGTTTCTGGAAAGTTGGCCACATTATCAATGCTTTCTTTGAAAAATATTGTGAAGAAACCATTGTTGACCCAACCTTTGTTTACGGTCATCCAGTTGAAATTTCACCATTAGCTAAAAAGAATGCTGATGATCCACGTTTCACTGATCGGTTTGAAATTTACATTATGGGTGAGGAATATGGTAATGCTTTCTCAGAATTAAATGACCCAGACGATCAACGTGAACGGTTTGAAGCACAAATGGCTGAACGTGAAGCTGGTAATGATGAAGCAGATATGATTGATGAAGATTATTTGCGGGCAATGGAATACGGCATGCCGCCAACAGGTGGATTGGGAATCGGAATCGACCGGTTGGTAATGCTGTTAACAGATGCACCAGCAATTAGGGATGTTTTGCTCTTCCCAACCATGCGTCCGGAAAAAGTCGAAGACATTGATCGTGAAGTTCAAGCAGATTTAAAGAAAAAAGCAAAAAATAATTCAGCAGAATAA
- the dusB gene encoding tRNA dihydrouridine synthase DusB, which translates to MDNSWKIRDITIPNRVVVAPMAGVSNSAFRMICKEFGAGMVVCEMISDHGIIYRNKKTMSMMKVDPQEHPMSIQIFGGTEETLLEAAQYIDQHTDADIIDINMGCPVPKITKTDAGSKWLLDSNKIYQMVHAVVQNVSKPVSVKMRIGWDRKHIFAVENALAAQEAGASMIAMHGRTRKQMYQGHADWETLHDVAQVLDVPFVANGDIETPELAAKALKEIGSTAVMVGRAALGNPWILKDMTHYLETGERLTPQTVREKVATAKHQLQGLVDLKGEKIAVPEFRQQAAYYLKGVPRSARTRAKINEVWTAQEVYDLLDNFVEDYEKRQAQKTARRVATIE; encoded by the coding sequence GTGGATAATAGTTGGAAGATTCGGGATATTACTATTCCTAATCGCGTTGTTGTTGCACCGATGGCCGGAGTTTCTAATTCGGCATTTCGGATGATTTGTAAAGAATTCGGCGCGGGAATGGTTGTCTGTGAAATGATTTCGGATCATGGGATCATTTATCGTAATAAAAAAACAATGTCAATGATGAAGGTTGATCCGCAAGAACACCCGATGAGTATTCAGATTTTTGGGGGAACTGAAGAAACTCTGCTTGAGGCGGCCCAGTACATCGATCAGCATACTGATGCTGATATTATTGACATTAATATGGGTTGTCCGGTACCGAAAATTACCAAAACGGATGCTGGTTCCAAGTGGCTGCTTGATTCAAACAAAATTTACCAAATGGTACATGCAGTTGTGCAGAATGTTTCTAAGCCAGTTAGTGTAAAAATGCGGATTGGTTGGGATCGTAAGCATATTTTTGCAGTTGAAAATGCCTTAGCTGCCCAAGAAGCGGGTGCAAGCATGATTGCAATGCACGGTAGAACACGTAAGCAGATGTACCAAGGACATGCTGATTGGGAAACATTGCATGATGTTGCCCAGGTACTTGATGTACCTTTTGTTGCTAATGGTGATATTGAAACGCCAGAATTAGCTGCAAAAGCGTTAAAAGAAATTGGTTCAACTGCTGTCATGGTTGGCCGTGCTGCTCTAGGTAATCCGTGGATTTTAAAAGATATGACCCATTATCTTGAAACTGGTGAACGGTTAACGCCGCAGACAGTTCGTGAGAAGGTCGCAACTGCTAAGCACCAGTTGCAAGGCTTAGTTGACCTAAAGGGTGAAAAAATTGCGGTACCAGAATTCCGGCAACAGGCAGCCTACTATTTGAAGGGTGTTCCCCGTTCTGCACGGACTCGTGCTAAAATAAATGAAGTATGGACAGCACAAGAAGTTTATGACTTGCTGGATAACTTTGTTGAGGATTATGAGAAGCGTCAGGCACAAAAGACGGCTCGACGTGTCGCAACTATAGAGTAA
- a CDS encoding histidine phosphatase family protein codes for MLNVYIVRHGETDTNKMGAINGSSVDLPLNQTGIKQVETLRDSFDINQIDCVYASPLKRAQQTAEILAQGKREVITDKRLTEMNYGNWDGKDTQEIRDKYPQVFDELGYFKENYSDYSTGESYQELGARLMDFWHDLIQQHENEAVLLVFHGTASRSMVQNILGIPNIALIGEIQNAGVINFSVDDRSKKAYLRYYNRVAPGKFFLKK; via the coding sequence ATGTTAAACGTCTATATTGTGCGTCATGGTGAAACTGATACGAACAAGATGGGGGCAATCAACGGTTCTTCAGTTGATCTGCCGCTGAACCAAACGGGGATTAAGCAAGTTGAAACCTTGCGGGATAGCTTTGATATTAATCAAATTGATTGTGTTTATGCTAGTCCCTTAAAGCGGGCGCAGCAGACTGCAGAAATCTTGGCGCAGGGCAAGCGTGAGGTTATTACCGATAAGCGGCTGACCGAGATGAATTATGGTAATTGGGACGGTAAGGATACACAGGAAATTCGTGATAAATATCCGCAGGTCTTTGATGAACTAGGTTATTTTAAGGAAAATTACAGTGATTACTCAACGGGTGAAAGCTATCAGGAATTAGGCGCACGGCTCATGGACTTTTGGCATGACCTTATTCAGCAGCATGAAAATGAAGCAGTATTACTTGTCTTTCACGGGACAGCTTCACGCTCAATGGTTCAGAATATTTTGGGGATTCCTAATATTGCCTTAATTGGCGAAATCCAAAACGCTGGTGTAATTAACTTTTCTGTTGATGATCGCAGTAAAAAAGCATACTTGCGTTATTATAATCGGGTTGCTCCTGGGAAGTTTTTCTTGAAGAAGTAA
- a CDS encoding YrdB family protein, with translation MNFIKIITISCRFLLECATVIGIFSGIFIKHNLLSKIIFAVIAILIFLVWSRYGAPNSPQALTRVAKLILEIIVYTIGSSCWIIIFGKTTGSIYSAIAVIDLILMYLLKIEQL, from the coding sequence ATGAATTTTATCAAAATAATTACAATTAGCTGCCGCTTTTTATTAGAGTGCGCAACAGTTATTGGCATCTTCAGCGGCATATTTATTAAGCATAATCTTCTAAGCAAAATTATTTTTGCTGTCATCGCAATCCTTATTTTCCTAGTCTGGTCGCGCTACGGGGCACCTAATTCACCTCAAGCCCTGACAAGAGTTGCTAAACTAATACTGGAAATTATTGTTTATACTATTGGCAGTAGCTGCTGGATCATAATTTTTGGCAAGACTACTGGTAGTATCTATTCTGCAATTGCCGTAATTGATTTAATCTTGATGTATCTACTAAAAATTGAACAACTTTAA
- the hslO gene encoding Hsp33 family molecular chaperone HslO gives MSDYLIKAIDKTKNLRLLTVTAKDLVQEAQTRHDTWSASSAVLGRSLVAGVLLAGAELTDKEELTVRLLGNGPVGPTVVTAQADLTVKGYVKNPHIALPPREDGHIDVKKAVGQGWLEVTKDLGLKEPYTGQVPIVSGEIAEDVAYYLTKSEQIPSAVGLSVFVNPNNTIGEAGGFMLQALPGASESLITKTIKHIDDLPALSTSFLAGMTPEDLARKILGTDCKILAKEPVAWKCDCSKEKYAEILETLKVDQLQSMIDEDHGAELTCNFCGSKYHYTEAELNAILGKKKEDKEY, from the coding sequence ATGAGTGATTATTTAATTAAGGCAATTGATAAAACAAAAAATTTACGGTTATTGACCGTTACAGCTAAGGATTTGGTTCAAGAAGCCCAGACTAGACATGACACTTGGTCAGCATCTTCCGCAGTTTTAGGGCGGAGTTTAGTTGCCGGTGTCTTATTAGCGGGAGCTGAATTAACCGACAAGGAAGAATTGACGGTGCGCTTATTAGGCAACGGTCCGGTTGGCCCCACAGTAGTAACAGCGCAAGCTGACTTGACAGTGAAGGGTTATGTTAAAAATCCCCACATTGCCTTACCGCCGCGCGAAGATGGTCATATTGATGTTAAAAAGGCAGTTGGTCAAGGCTGGTTAGAAGTAACCAAAGACTTGGGCTTAAAGGAGCCTTACACAGGACAAGTGCCAATTGTATCTGGTGAAATCGCTGAGGATGTTGCCTATTACCTGACTAAGTCTGAACAAATTCCGTCAGCAGTTGGTTTGTCAGTTTTTGTTAACCCGAATAATACGATTGGTGAAGCTGGCGGCTTCATGCTGCAGGCTTTGCCGGGTGCCAGTGAGAGCTTGATTACTAAGACAATTAAGCATATTGATGATCTGCCGGCACTGTCGACATCATTTTTAGCCGGGATGACTCCGGAAGACTTGGCGCGTAAGATTTTAGGAACTGATTGTAAGATTTTGGCAAAAGAACCAGTAGCCTGGAAATGTGATTGCTCAAAGGAAAAGTATGCTGAAATTTTAGAAACCTTAAAAGTCGATCAACTGCAGTCCATGATTGATGAAGATCATGGTGCTGAATTGACGTGCAACTTTTGCGGCAGTAAGTATCACTATACAGAAGCTGAATTAAATGCTATTTTAGGGAAGAAAAAAGAAGACAAAGAATATTAA